A genomic segment from Candidatus Binataceae bacterium encodes:
- a CDS encoding LLM class flavin-dependent oxidoreductase: MQFAIMIDSHIDKWPLIRHAEELGYDRAYVPDSEMIWSDCYAILALAAANTRRIALGTGVSNPGSRLAPVTACAIATINRIAPGRVFLGLGTGHTSMRLVGRPPASLASLREYVRVVRALLDGEEVDYPYQGEPRLIKFMHRDRAYLDLDHRIPIYIAANAAQATELAGEIADGWITHTIAPAVGAAGLRRLQDGARRGARSLPAAFHTTFQTTTCVLRPGESLRSERVIDRTGAHVACVLHIAWELWNKSGRRDETVPPFFASIWEEYVAHVEHMSLPAVARFRQIHEGHCTFVTARERRFITPEAIAAICLVGSAEEIIDRIRAMEQIGFAELHLYPPADCDRAVFEEFARLIMPAFK; encoded by the coding sequence ATGCAATTTGCCATCATGATCGATAGCCACATCGACAAGTGGCCGCTGATTCGCCACGCCGAAGAGCTTGGCTACGATCGAGCCTATGTCCCGGACTCAGAGATGATTTGGTCGGATTGCTATGCAATCCTCGCGCTAGCCGCGGCCAACACCCGGCGCATCGCCCTGGGCACCGGGGTTTCCAACCCGGGCTCGCGCCTGGCTCCAGTCACTGCATGCGCAATCGCGACTATCAACCGGATAGCTCCCGGCCGGGTCTTTCTAGGGCTAGGGACGGGCCACACTTCGATGCGCCTGGTGGGGCGGCCTCCGGCAAGCTTAGCCAGTTTGCGTGAATACGTCCGGGTCGTGCGCGCGCTGCTCGACGGTGAGGAGGTCGATTACCCCTATCAGGGCGAACCACGTCTAATAAAATTCATGCATCGCGACCGCGCCTATCTCGATCTCGATCATCGCATTCCGATTTATATTGCCGCCAATGCCGCGCAGGCCACTGAGTTGGCCGGAGAAATCGCCGACGGTTGGATTACTCACACGATCGCTCCGGCCGTGGGCGCGGCTGGTTTGCGACGATTGCAAGATGGAGCGCGTCGGGGTGCCCGCTCACTGCCGGCTGCTTTTCATACCACCTTTCAAACCACCACTTGCGTCCTGCGCCCGGGCGAAAGTTTGCGCTCGGAGCGGGTGATCGATCGGACCGGGGCGCATGTCGCCTGCGTTTTGCATATTGCCTGGGAGCTGTGGAACAAGAGCGGGCGCCGGGATGAAACCGTCCCCCCCTTCTTCGCCTCCATTTGGGAGGAATACGTCGCTCATGTCGAGCACATGAGCCTGCCCGCGGTCGCGCGCTTTCGCCAAATTCACGAAGGCCACTGCACGTTCGTGACCGCGCGGGAGCGCCGCTTCATCACTCCCGAAGCGATCGCGGCGATTTGCCTGGTGGGCAGCGCCGAGGAAATCATCGATCGAATCCGAGCAATGGAGCAAATCGGCTTTGCCGAGCTTCATCTCTATCCGCCGGCAGATTGCGACCGCGCCGTGTTCGAGGAATTCGCCCGGCTCATTATGCCCGCTTTCAAGTAG
- a CDS encoding VOC family protein: protein MANEQGKYDVGGVLMDRPFKIRRLGHFGINLGDLDAGRHFYSELLGFRVSDVIDLSQSPRAQQLGAVKDPRLIFTTYGTDHHAFVIGHHSLMGDARYPEVNTNQITWQLGTLNEVVQAIDYLRKREVPVVRTGRDMPGSNWHVYMKDPDGHTIELYYGMEQVGWNLQSKPREMYYRRFNETPQLPQIGEEIELEEAYQKGINPLSGQRLADSGERKYNVGGVLLPRPFKITRIGPVGLFVKDLAAAEAFYSDILGFIRTEEVNFKGRRCVFMRNGTEHHSLGLFPVELRAGFNLNPRGSLMSFGCEVGSYEQLRNAVRFLKEQGVHFNDTIPPDLYPGIDYAAHALDPEGNCIQLYYYMEQIGWDGKPRPKELRRPVASNWPDHLEALSDTYLDQTFQGPLG, encoded by the coding sequence ATGGCCAACGAGCAAGGCAAATACGATGTCGGCGGCGTCCTGATGGATAGACCGTTCAAGATTCGCCGCCTGGGCCACTTCGGCATCAACTTAGGCGATCTGGATGCTGGGCGCCACTTCTACAGCGAGCTGCTCGGCTTTCGGGTCAGCGACGTGATCGACCTGAGCCAATCGCCACGCGCTCAGCAGCTAGGTGCAGTCAAAGACCCACGCCTGATTTTCACTACCTATGGCACCGACCACCACGCCTTCGTCATCGGGCATCATTCCCTGATGGGCGACGCGCGCTATCCCGAGGTCAACACCAATCAGATCACCTGGCAGTTGGGAACCCTCAACGAGGTAGTGCAGGCCATCGATTACCTGCGGAAGCGCGAAGTTCCGGTAGTGCGCACCGGGCGCGACATGCCCGGCAGCAACTGGCACGTTTACATGAAGGATCCCGACGGCCACACCATCGAGCTGTATTACGGAATGGAGCAGGTGGGCTGGAACCTGCAAAGCAAGCCGCGCGAGATGTATTACCGGCGCTTCAACGAGACCCCGCAATTGCCGCAAATCGGCGAAGAAATCGAGCTGGAGGAAGCCTACCAAAAAGGCATCAATCCGCTCTCCGGCCAGCGTTTGGCCGACAGCGGCGAGCGCAAATATAACGTCGGCGGCGTGCTTCTGCCCCGCCCCTTCAAGATCACCCGAATCGGACCGGTGGGGCTGTTTGTCAAGGATTTGGCCGCGGCCGAGGCCTTCTATAGCGACATTTTAGGCTTCATCCGAACCGAAGAGGTCAATTTCAAAGGGCGGCGATGCGTTTTCATGCGCAATGGCACCGAGCATCACAGCCTGGGACTGTTTCCGGTGGAGCTGCGTGCTGGGTTCAACCTCAACCCGCGCGGCAGCCTGATGAGCTTCGGATGCGAAGTCGGCAGCTACGAGCAGTTGCGCAACGCGGTGCGGTTCCTCAAGGAACAGGGCGTACATTTCAACGACACCATTCCACCCGATCTCTATCCGGGGATCGATTACGCCGCCCATGCGTTGGATCCCGAGGGCAACTGCATCCAACTTTACTACTACATGGAGCAGATCGGATGGGACGGCAAGCCACGCCCCAAAGAACTGCGCCGTCCGGTGGCGTCCAATTGGCCGGACCACCTGGAAGCGCTGTCCGACACCTACCTGGACCAGACTTTTCAGGGTCCGTTGGGCTGA
- a CDS encoding MFS transporter encodes MSPTRRQAWKILLGLTVIQLFMFGPTSGTMGVFILPFIREFGWSHEQASRIATAYALSMGAAALGSGWLLDHISARWVVALGILSAATGCLLGSHIHALTPLVLCYAMMGVGASFAAWVPIYVLGTSWFPNQRAMAIGIAGMGVAIGMALAPRILTAIIAHTGWRIAMRAVAVPMLLVALPVDLLLISGRPAGEIATRDRPAHELPGLDLGPALRTSAYWLVVAVAFFSALGQGAGYVHAIPFLVGSGYTAGAAASIFGVQAFLSGVGLILAGALADRYGPKLMTALTLTLLALGLLSILAVRDPHWRLAATLAYIVLWGLDMGYRGVLPVLMLEALGPRRFATLSGGFSCADALGHASGPIIAGLLFDLTRSYTLAFELAGGVILLSALLSTLVFPAKWRASASPAVDLAVKTG; translated from the coding sequence ATGAGTCCCACCCGACGCCAAGCGTGGAAGATTCTCCTCGGCCTGACCGTGATCCAGCTATTCATGTTCGGTCCGACCTCGGGCACGATGGGAGTGTTCATCCTTCCTTTTATCCGGGAGTTCGGCTGGAGCCACGAACAGGCCTCGCGAATCGCCACCGCCTACGCCTTATCGATGGGCGCAGCAGCGCTGGGCTCGGGCTGGCTGCTGGATCACATCTCGGCCCGTTGGGTAGTGGCATTGGGGATTCTATCCGCCGCCACCGGCTGTCTGCTTGGCAGCCATATACATGCGCTCACGCCATTGGTCCTGTGCTACGCGATGATGGGAGTGGGCGCCTCATTTGCCGCCTGGGTTCCGATTTATGTCCTGGGCACGAGCTGGTTTCCCAACCAGCGCGCGATGGCGATTGGAATTGCCGGGATGGGCGTGGCGATCGGGATGGCGCTGGCCCCGCGCATTCTGACCGCAATCATCGCTCATACCGGATGGCGTATCGCGATGCGGGCGGTGGCCGTGCCGATGCTGTTGGTGGCGCTGCCGGTCGACCTGCTTCTGATCAGCGGCCGGCCGGCCGGTGAGATCGCCACCCGCGACCGACCCGCGCACGAACTGCCCGGCTTGGATCTGGGCCCAGCGCTGCGCACCTCCGCTTATTGGCTGGTGGTAGCAGTCGCCTTTTTCAGCGCGCTGGGCCAAGGGGCCGGCTATGTACACGCAATTCCCTTCCTGGTCGGCAGCGGCTATACGGCCGGCGCCGCCGCCAGCATCTTCGGCGTCCAAGCCTTTCTCTCCGGAGTCGGGCTAATCCTGGCCGGCGCGCTGGCCGACCGTTACGGCCCCAAGCTGATGACCGCGCTGACCTTGACCCTGCTCGCGCTGGGCCTACTCAGCATCCTGGCTGTGCGCGATCCGCATTGGCGTCTGGCGGCGACACTGGCTTATATCGTCCTGTGGGGGTTGGACATGGGCTACCGCGGCGTACTACCGGTACTGATGCTGGAAGCGCTGGGGCCTCGGCGCTTCGCCACCCTCAGCGGTGGCTTCTCGTGCGCCGATGCGCTGGGACACGCCAGCGGCCCGATTATCGCCGGCCTGCTCTTTGACTTGACCCGCAGCTATACTCTGGCCTTCGAACTGGCAGGTGGCGTAATTCTGTTGTCCGCCCTCCTCAGCACGCTGGTTTTTCCCGCCAAATGGCGCGCCAGCGCTTCGCCGGCGGTCGATCTGGCAGTTAAGACCGGCTAG
- a CDS encoding CDP-alcohol phosphatidyltransferase family protein, with translation MRDADDLCHPIYRALGWAVHGYTASGAMLGLLAIEFSATGRFRAAFVAMALATVIDSSDGPLARGLRLQQLIPQFDGALLDNLVDYLTYVIAPVFLMLRAQLMPVGWAGWLLATAVVISSAFGFSRVNAKTADNYFLGFPSYWNLVAFYLYCFAFSRTINAVIMLVLVALVWVPSKYIYPNRTLRLRRLTLILAALWAVLVAIILFELPHPKPLLVWCSFGFIGYYLVMSCIFSIQGRRALVPP, from the coding sequence ATGAGGGATGCTGACGACTTATGCCATCCGATTTATCGCGCCCTGGGCTGGGCGGTCCACGGCTATACCGCGTCAGGCGCCATGCTGGGGCTACTGGCGATCGAATTTTCCGCCACCGGCCGCTTTCGCGCCGCGTTTGTCGCGATGGCGCTGGCGACCGTTATCGACTCCAGCGACGGGCCGCTTGCCCGCGGCTTGCGGCTCCAGCAACTGATCCCTCAATTCGACGGCGCCCTGCTGGACAACCTGGTCGATTATCTCACATATGTGATCGCTCCGGTCTTCTTGATGTTGCGCGCGCAACTAATGCCGGTTGGGTGGGCAGGTTGGCTACTCGCGACGGCGGTGGTGATCTCGAGCGCGTTTGGGTTTAGCCGGGTCAACGCCAAGACCGCCGACAATTATTTTCTGGGCTTTCCTTCCTACTGGAACTTGGTGGCGTTTTATCTTTATTGCTTCGCGTTTAGTCGCACGATTAACGCTGTGATCATGCTAGTCCTGGTAGCTTTGGTGTGGGTGCCGAGCAAGTATATCTACCCCAACCGTACCCTGCGTCTGCGTCGCTTGACCCTTATCCTGGCCGCACTGTGGGCGGTCCTGGTGGCGATTATTTTGTTCGAGCTGCCCCATCCCAAACCATTGCTGGTTTGGTGCTCGTTCGGCTTTATCGGCTACTATCTGGTCATGTCCTGTATTTTCTCGATCCAGGGGCGTCGTGCGCTTGTGCCACCATGA